TTCATTCTTGCGGACGCAGCGTACACACTACCACGTGAGCCTCACGTCATGCAATTTCATTTTATTCTAATATGCAGTTCATCCAATTGTTTATGATCGACGATCGATGGCGCATCATCCATCAACGACATGCCGCTTGATGTTTTCGGAAAAGCAATCACGTCGCGAATGGATTTACTTCCGGTCATAAGCATGATCATACGATCAAGTCCAAATGCAATTCCACCATGTGGCGGCGCGCCATATTTAAAGGCATCCAGCAAAAATCCGAATTTTAACTTCGCCTCTTCCGGTGTAATACCCATAAGGCCAAACATCTTACTCTGAACTTCCTGGGTGTGGATACGGATACTGCCGCCGGCAATTTCATTCCCGTTCAGAACTAAATCATACGCCCGCGCTCGTGCTTTGCCAGGATTGGTTTCCAGCAGATGAACATCTTCTGGTTTTGGTGCGGTAAACGGATGATGGACAGCGACAAATCGTTTTTCTTCTTCACTGTACTCCAGCAAAGGAAAATCCGTTACCCATAGAAAATTCCATTTTCCCTCTGGAATCAGATTCAACCGTTGTGCCATCTCAAGACGAAGGGTGCCGAGAATCGTTAAAGCTTTTTGCCAGGCACCAGAAATTAAGAGAATGAGATCTCCCGGCTTTGCTTCAAACTTTTTCGCAATAGCATTCGACTCTTCCTGCGTTATAAATTTGCCGGCAGAACATTCTACTTTATCTTCCGTTACTCTCAAATACACCAGTCCACCAGCTCCAAGCGACTTGACGTAATCCGTTAAAATGTCCAATTGACTTCGCGTATACGAAGCAAGATTGGGAACGTTCATCCCTGCAACAATTCCATCCTTCTTTACTGCATCACTGAAAACCCGGAATCCTGATGCTGCGGCTATATCCGAGCAGTCTCGGATTTCTAAACAGAACCGCGTATCAGGTTTGTCACTTCCAAATCGTTCCATTGCTGCTTTATACGTCATTTTGGGAAATGTCGCCGGTACTTCATAATTCAGTATCGTCTTAAAAATATCAGCAATTGCACCTTCAGTGACCTTTTGGATGTCTTCTTCATCAACAAATGACATCTCAACATCGATTTGTGTGAATTCCGGCTGCCTGTCAGCGCGAAGATCTTCATCCCTGAAACATTTCACAATTTGAAAATACCTGTCGAATCCAGACACCATCAAAATTTGTTTATAGGTCTGCGGGGATTGCGGCAACGCGTAGAATTTTCCATGGTGTAACCGGCTCGGGACAAGGAAATCGCGTGCTCCCTCCGGAGTACTCTTCATGAGAATTGGAGTTTCAATTTCTAAAAAACCATTTCTATCAAAATATTTTCTTGTCACTTGATATGTGTTGTGCCGCATAAGTAAATTACTTTGCATCGAAGGCCGGCGTAAATCGAGAAACCTGTATTTTAACCGAAGGTCTTCGTTAATTTCCACATAATCATCCAGAGCAAACGGCGGTGTTTCAGCTTTGTTAAGAATGGAGAGTTCGTTGATATCTACTTCAACTTCTCCGGTCGCTATCTCTGCATTCTCTGTCTCTGTGGGCCGGATATTCACGACACCCGTCACTGAAATAACATATTCCGATCGCAAAGATTTTGCAATTTCATGTGCACCAGCGTGCCGCTCTGGTGAAAAAACAATTTGCGCTTTGCCATATCGATCCCGCAGATCAATAAAAATTAATCCACCAAGATCGCGACGCTTATCTACCCATCCTGTGAGTGTGACAGTTTTCCCGATATGGCTTTTTCTTAATTCGCCGCACGTGACTGTTCTTTTATTGTATGTGCTCAATACTATTCCCTTCTTTCAATCGTTACCTGAAAACAAAAAAGCGAGAATTGCTGATACGCCGCTCTGTTCTCGCTTTTCCTAATTTGCTCAATTCAATTGAGATGTTTTGATAATTTATCAATCAGAGATTTCTTTGGCGCTGCACCGACAATCTGTTCCACTACTTTTCCATCTTTAAAAATAAGAAGCGTTGGAATGCTACGGATACCGTATTGCATTGCAATCTGCTGGTGATTGTCAACGTCCACTTTGCCGATTTTCAATTTGCCTTCATATTCAACTGCAAGCTCGTCCACAATAGGTGCAATCATTTTGCAGGGACCGCACCATACTGCCCAAAAATCAACAAGTACAGGTGTGGTTGCTTTCAACACTTCCTGTTCAAAATTGGTTTCGCTCAATTCTACTGGTTTCATATCTATTGTCCCTTTTTGTTATCCTCTTAAACGCACTGTCTCCTGTCCAAGAAGTTTCTTCACTGCATCCACAAATTGCCTGTGAGGATCAACTGTGTACTTTCGTATTAAATATATCGAATTGTTGTCTAATCCGCTACCTGAGAGATTCAAGAGACACTGACATTTACCTTGATTGTGTTCCATGAGCTTCACTAATTCAAATACATCTTTTTCCTGCATGCTATCGAGATTCACATTGATGAGAACACCTTTTGCATATTTCTTACGTACTTCCTCTATGCCGATGATTTCATTGACGATAACTTTTATCGCTTCCTCATTACCATCGTTCTTCCCTACCATCATGACGATGGAACCTACTTGAAGAAGTTCAGCATATTTTTGAAAAGCATCAGCGAAGACAATGCAGTCTGCTTTGCCTGTAAAATCCTCTATCGTAACAAATGCCATCGTTCTGTTGCGTTTATCTATTTTCTTTTTAATGTCGGAGATGATGCCGCAGACACGGAGCATGGAATTTGGTTTCACAGAATCTGCTTCACCTAATTTTGCTGTTGAGAATGCGTCGATCTCATCACGATATTTCAACAATGGATGACCGGATACATAAAAGCCCAGCACTGCTTTCTCACGCGAAAGTTTCTCTGTTTCAGGCCACTCTGCCACCGTGCGAAACATCGGGCGATTTGTAATTTTCGCCCCGCTCAGATCGAACAAATTCGATTGTCCTTTTTCAATTTGCTCCTGTAGATCCTGGCCATACCCTATTGCAGCTTCTACATTTGCGAATATTTGCGCACGATTGTTATGGAGAGAATCAAATGCTCCTGCTTGGATAAGTCCTTCAATCGTTTTCTTATTTGCTAAACGCAGATCAACGCGAACACAGAAGTCAAAAATATCTTTGAACCGCCCTTTCTCACTCCGCGCTTTCACGATTTGTTCGACAGCACCCGTGCCGACATTTTTAATAGCGCTCAGTCCGAAGCGAATTCCTTTCGGTGTCACAAGAAAGCTTACATCGCTTTCGTTGACGTCAGGAGGCATAACGGCAATTCCAAGCTTGCGGCATTCATCAATGAGTACGACAATCTTATCGGTGTTGTTCATTTCACTCGAAAGAGTTGCTGCCATATACTCCGCTGGATAATGCGCTTTCAGATACGCGGTCTGATACGCGAGCACAGAGTATGCAACACTATGCGATTTATTAAATCCGTAGGAAGCGAACTTTTCAATCAAATCAAATATTTCTGCAGCGGTCTTTTTTTCGATATTTTTTACGACTGCATTTTCAACAAACTCCTTCTTCTGCTTCGCCATCAACTCTTTATCTTTTTTGCCCATTGCACGGCGCAGCAAATCAGCTTGCGCAAGACTTAATCCGCCAATTTCACTCGCAATTTTAATAACCTGCTCTTGATAGACAATGATGCCATAGGTCTCGCGGAGGATCGGTTCAAGCTTCGGATGGAGATACGTGATTTTCTGTTTGCCGTTTTTTCTCTCAATGAAATCTGGAATATTGCCCATCGGCCCGGGGCGGTAGAGGGCATTCATTGCGACAAGATCATGAATAGATGTCGGCTTCAGTTTCCGTAAATAATCCTGCATGCCGGTACTTTCGAACTGGAACAATGCTACGGTTTGCCCGCGAGTAAAGAGCTCCAAAGTTTTTTCATCAGCTTCTGGAATTTTATCTAAATCCAGTTTTACATTGTGTCCTTGCTCTATCATCTGCAGAGCATCATCAATAACGGTCAACGTACGCAAACCAAGAAAATCCATCTTGAGCAGACCGGCATCCTCGAGGTCTTTCATATTGTACTGCGTCATAAAATCCGTCTGCGGTGTCTTGTACATCGGTACATAATCGCTGATGTCTCCCGGTGCAATCACGACGCCAGCCGCATGAGTTGAAAGATTGCGGTTCATCCCCTCAAGAACTTTTGCCGTATCGATCAGAAGTTTTATTTTTTCATCTGAACTTTGATTCACCCACTTAAGATCCGGGATGGTCTTCAGTGCTTCTTCAATCGGAGTCACCTTCCCTTGAACGACTGGAATTTGCTTTGTTATTGAATCAATGACAGATAATTGAATGCCAAGTACTCGTCCTACATCTTTGAGCGCAGCGCGGGCTGACATGGTACCAAATGTCACAATCTGAGCAACGGACTTTTCTCCGTATTTATTCTTCACATAATCAATGACACGTTCGCGCTTATTATCTGCAAAATCGATATCAATATCCGGCATCGAAACGCGATCTGGATTAAGAAATCGTTCAAACAGCAAATCGTATTTGAGAGGATCAATGTCTGTAATACCAAGCGCATACGAGACAATACTTCCGGCAGCACTGCCTCTTCCGGGTCCAACACGCACACCCATTTCGCGTGCCGCAGCAATAAAATCTTGCACGATGAGAAAGTATCCCGCGTATCCCATCTTCTGTATGACATTTATTTCATGAACAACACGCTCTTCGATTTCAGGCGTGATCGTTTCATATCTTTTGGGGAGGCGTTCCCGTACGAGCCGTTCAAAATATTCATCCGGATCAGCAATACCTTCATCCGGCGGAATAGGAAATGCCGGCATATAATTTTTCTTTAATTCTATTTCTAGATTACACTTGTCTGTAATTTCTTCTGTCGAGTGAATTGCTTCAGGAAACTCTTTGAATAATGCTATCATCTCTGCAGAGGATTTGAAATAGAGCTGATCCGTTTTATATCGCAGTGTCTGATAATCAGATACGTTCGTGCTGCTTGCTTCGGGGATATAGAGCATGATATTATGCGGGATGGCATGCTCTTGCAGGATGTAATGACAATCGTTTGTCGCTACAAGTTTAATGCCGAGTTCACGTGCAATTTTTGGCGCGTTAGTGAGAATGGTTTGTTCGTTCTGCAAACCGTGGTTTTGAATTTCAATATAGAAATCCTCGCCAAAAATATCTCGATAGATTGATGCATATTCCAGTGCTTCATGATAGTTGCCGTTCACAAGCTGTTCATTAACAATGCCGGCCTGGCATGCCGATGTTGCAATAATTCCCTCATGGTATTTCGCCAACACTTCTACGTCAATCCGAGGTTTGAAGTAAAATCCTTCTGTATGTCCAATAGTGCAGAGGCGGCTCAAATTCTTGTATCCAGCTGCATCCTTTGCCAGCAGAACGATATGATTGTAAATACCCCGTCCTTCACCCTTATTCATACGGTTTGTATCTACTTTTTTTTTGAATCGGCTTCCTTTGGTAACGATATATGCTTCGCAGCCGATAATAGGCTTTATGCCTGCTTTCTTAGCCCGCTTGTAAAATTCAATCGCTCCAAAAAGAACACCATGATCAGTCAAAGCGACTGCCGGCATGTTATTCGCAACGGCGGCATTGACCAGACTCTGAACAGTTGACGCTCCGTCAAGAAGACTATAATGTGTGTGATTATGGAGATGAACAAACTGCATAGGGCTGTTTCTAACTAAGGGGAAATTCCAAATAATAATCTACAAATCCTAAATAAAACACAAACATCAAAATCAATAATATATATTTCTTAATTGTGAGTTATTTGTCATTTGCTTTTTGAGGTTTGAATTATCTGCTTTTCTCTATTCACGCAATAACTTTTGTATTTCTGGTATGGCATCTTCAAGCTTTACAAGAATCCGTTCACCCGTTCTTCTGCGCTTGATTTCAATCTGACCATTTTTTAATCCCTTATCGCCTACAATGACTTGCAATGGCATACCAAGTAAATCTGCATCTTTGAATTTAAATCCTGGAGTAATGCTTGAGCGA
The genomic region above belongs to Ignavibacteriales bacterium and contains:
- the aspS gene encoding aspartate--tRNA ligase, which produces MSTYNKRTVTCGELRKSHIGKTVTLTGWVDKRRDLGGLIFIDLRDRYGKAQIVFSPERHAGAHEIAKSLRSEYVISVTGVVNIRPTETENAEIATGEVEVDINELSILNKAETPPFALDDYVEINEDLRLKYRFLDLRRPSMQSNLLMRHNTYQVTRKYFDRNGFLEIETPILMKSTPEGARDFLVPSRLHHGKFYALPQSPQTYKQILMVSGFDRYFQIVKCFRDEDLRADRQPEFTQIDVEMSFVDEEDIQKVTEGAIADIFKTILNYEVPATFPKMTYKAAMERFGSDKPDTRFCLEIRDCSDIAAASGFRVFSDAVKKDGIVAGMNVPNLASYTRSQLDILTDYVKSLGAGGLVYLRVTEDKVECSAGKFITQEESNAIAKKFEAKPGDLILLISGAWQKALTILGTLRLEMAQRLNLIPEGKWNFLWVTDFPLLEYSEEEKRFVAVHHPFTAPKPEDVHLLETNPGKARARAYDLVLNGNEIAGGSIRIHTQEVQSKMFGLMGITPEEAKLKFGFLLDAFKYGAPPHGGIAFGLDRMIMLMTGSKSIRDVIAFPKTSSGMSLMDDAPSIVDHKQLDELHIRIK
- the trxA gene encoding thioredoxin → MKPVELSETNFEQEVLKATTPVLVDFWAVWCGPCKMIAPIVDELAVEYEGKLKIGKVDVDNHQQIAMQYGIRSIPTLLIFKDGKVVEQIVGAAPKKSLIDKLSKHLN
- the dnaE gene encoding DNA polymerase III subunit alpha encodes the protein MQFVHLHNHTHYSLLDGASTVQSLVNAAVANNMPAVALTDHGVLFGAIEFYKRAKKAGIKPIIGCEAYIVTKGSRFKKKVDTNRMNKGEGRGIYNHIVLLAKDAAGYKNLSRLCTIGHTEGFYFKPRIDVEVLAKYHEGIIATSACQAGIVNEQLVNGNYHEALEYASIYRDIFGEDFYIEIQNHGLQNEQTILTNAPKIARELGIKLVATNDCHYILQEHAIPHNIMLYIPEASSTNVSDYQTLRYKTDQLYFKSSAEMIALFKEFPEAIHSTEEITDKCNLEIELKKNYMPAFPIPPDEGIADPDEYFERLVRERLPKRYETITPEIEERVVHEINVIQKMGYAGYFLIVQDFIAAAREMGVRVGPGRGSAAGSIVSYALGITDIDPLKYDLLFERFLNPDRVSMPDIDIDFADNKRERVIDYVKNKYGEKSVAQIVTFGTMSARAALKDVGRVLGIQLSVIDSITKQIPVVQGKVTPIEEALKTIPDLKWVNQSSDEKIKLLIDTAKVLEGMNRNLSTHAAGVVIAPGDISDYVPMYKTPQTDFMTQYNMKDLEDAGLLKMDFLGLRTLTVIDDALQMIEQGHNVKLDLDKIPEADEKTLELFTRGQTVALFQFESTGMQDYLRKLKPTSIHDLVAMNALYRPGPMGNIPDFIERKNGKQKITYLHPKLEPILRETYGIIVYQEQVIKIASEIGGLSLAQADLLRRAMGKKDKELMAKQKKEFVENAVVKNIEKKTAAEIFDLIEKFASYGFNKSHSVAYSVLAYQTAYLKAHYPAEYMAATLSSEMNNTDKIVVLIDECRKLGIAVMPPDVNESDVSFLVTPKGIRFGLSAIKNVGTGAVEQIVKARSEKGRFKDIFDFCVRVDLRLANKKTIEGLIQAGAFDSLHNNRAQIFANVEAAIGYGQDLQEQIEKGQSNLFDLSGAKITNRPMFRTVAEWPETEKLSREKAVLGFYVSGHPLLKYRDEIDAFSTAKLGEADSVKPNSMLRVCGIISDIKKKIDKRNRTMAFVTIEDFTGKADCIVFADAFQKYAELLQVGSIVMMVGKNDGNEEAIKVIVNEIIGIEEVRKKYAKGVLINVNLDSMQEKDVFELVKLMEHNQGKCQCLLNLSGSGLDNNSIYLIRKYTVDPHRQFVDAVKKLLGQETVRLRG